From Penicillium psychrofluorescens genome assembly, chromosome: 6, one genomic window encodes:
- a CDS encoding uncharacterized protein (ID:PFLUO_009125-T1.cds;~source:funannotate) produces MTGGNELEGYNLDMISYNDTYGQSFFKNFTKLEMETVWPEVYGNTRSLSWIQSSDSHGYSYYNPNTGTWLNRYGNVATEYPSPYFGPAELYNLETVQAFNHSVLPASRFMVEFGIWSYDSLESYQTILPDADIHPKNPIIIQRCYDDGPNTVNILDNAVATYYAYPNRSDPLVQFDQMSWTTQIYQAEHIKNQIESYRRSVGLPENNLGQLFWQLNAPWTTLSLNSIEYTERWKVLQYVAGQVFHRVAVSSWIEPTNTTFNLWVVSDSWEPVSGTVTATWMTWAGDILNTTEYPFTLSELNSTALDERTGWSQILPNSAKSSDAVLLLNLTAHSNVSTFMNQNFLVPHYLSNARLVDPGLKLSKVEGRTWRVEASWGVAAYVWLSHPIGVTGYFDQNAVFLAKGETRDFKFTVLKDTTDGAWEASVRVRSMWDNWEI; encoded by the exons ATGACTG GAGGAAACGAATTGGAAGGATATAATTTAGACATGATCTCCTACAACGATACCTACGGCCAAAGTTTCTTCAAGAACTTTAcgaagttggagatggagactGTATGGCCAGAAGTCTATGGAAACACAAGGTCATTATCGTGGATTCAATCCAGCGACTCGCACGGCTACAGCTACTACAATCCGAACACAGGGACCTGGCTGAATCGATACGGCAATGTGGCAACTGAATACCCAAGTCCTTACTTCGGACCCGCCGAGCTGTACAACCTCGAAACTGTCCAAGCCTTCAATCATTCAGTGCTCCCTGCCTCTCGCTTTATGGTTGAGTTTGGCATATGGAGCTACGACTCACTGGAGTCGTATCAGACTATTTTACCCGATGCGGACATTCACCCTAAGAATCCCATCATCATTCAACGTTGCTACGACGATGGGCCGAATACTGTGAACATACTCGACAACGCAGTAGCAACATACTACGCCTATCCAAATCGGTCAGATCCTCTGGTCCAGTTCGACCAAATGTCTTGGACAACCCAAATATATCAAGCAGAGCATATTAAAAATCAGATCGAATCTTACC GTAGATCTGTTGGATTGCCTGAAAACAACCTTGGTCAACTGTTCTGGCAACTCAACGCGCCCTGGACAACGCTGAGTCTTAACTCCATCGAATACACTGAGCGATGGAAGGTCCTTCAATACGTTGCCGGACAGGTCTTCCATCGGGTCGCAGTTAGCAGTTGGATTGAGCCAACTAATACCACGTTTAACTTGTGGGTAGTCTCTGACTCCTGGGAGCCGGTGAGCGGGACGGTGACAGCAACGTGGATGACGTGGGCTGGCGACATCCTCAACACTACTGAGTACCCATTCACTCTATCAGAACTAAACAGCACTGCTTTAGATGAGCGAACAGGCTGGTCACAGATACTGCCGAACAGTGCCAAGTCATCGGATGCAGTCTTACTCCTAAACCTAACAGCCCATTCGAACGTTTCGACCTTTATGAATCAGAATTTTCTTGTTCCTCATTATCTCAGCAATGCTAGGTTGGTGGACCCCGGACTCAAGCTGAGTAAGGTAGAAGGCCGAACTTGGAGAGTTGAGGCTAGCTGGGGAGTCGCGGCCTATGTGTGGCTCAGCCATCCGATTGGAGTGACTGGCTACTTTGATCAAAATGCCGTTTTCCTAGCAAAGGGGGAGACGCGCGACTTCAAGTTTACTGTGCTAAAAGATACAACTGATGGCGCGTGGGAGGCGAGTGTTCGAGTGCGGTCCATGTGGGACAACTGGGAGATTTAA
- a CDS encoding uncharacterized protein (ID:PFLUO_009126-T1.cds;~source:funannotate), protein MVLGRLQVKGGKVVDIDDSDAPIILRGSAIGGWMNMENFITGYAGHEREHRAALLKALGKEKYDYFFDQWLECFFTEADAKYFASLGLNCIRIPFNYQHFEDDMNPRVLKPDGFKHLDRVVELCAKQNIYTILDMHAVPGGQNPDWHSDNPTNHAAFWDHKDFQDRTVWLWRELAHHYKGQPWVAGYNPLNEPADPEYVRLAAFYDRIEKEIRQIDADHILWLDGNTFAMEWNGFTHILPNCVYSLHDYSTMGFPTGDRFKGTDEQHARLDQQFLRKCEFMRENCCPIWNGEFGPVYADPRDDTNAAEINEERIALLGAQLQIYAKYDTHWSIWLYKDIGLQGMVHTSPDSPWNKLIQPFLQKKRATQADAWGKIPSPEVDAVINPLAAWLDKYTPGVKTMYPPVWDTRRQVTRLINEGLLSKALSREFADLFFGKTKEELAELAASFSFENCVQRKTLNRTLQRGA, encoded by the exons ATGGTTCTCGGAAGGCTCCAGGTCAAAGGCGGTAAGGTCGTTGACATCGACGACAGCGATGCTCCGATCATTCTTCGGGGATCAGCAATTGGCGGATGGATGAATATGGAGAATTTTATCACCGGATATGCAGGACATGAAAGAGAGCATCGCGCTGCTTTGCTTAAAGCGCTGGGGAAAGAGAAATATGATTATTTCTTCGATCAGTGGCTCGAGTGCTTTTTCACCGAGGCTGATGCCAAGTACTTCGCGAGTCTTGGTTTGAACTGCATTCGGATTCCATTTAACTACCAACACTTTGAGGACGACATGAATCCCCGGGTGTTGAAGCCTGACGGGTTTAAACACCTCGATCGTGTTGTTGAACTG TGTGCGAAACAAAACATTTACACTATTCTGGATATGCATGCCGTTCCAGGAGGTCAGAACCCAGACTGGCATTCCGACAACCCCACCAACCACGCTGCCTTTTGGGATCACAAGGATTTCCAGGATCGGACAGTCTGGCTCTGGCGTGAACTGGCTCATCATTACAAGGGCCAACCTTGGGTTGCAGGTTATAATCCTTTGAATGAGCCTGCCGACCCAGAGTATGTCCGCCTCGCTGCATTTTATGACAGAATCGAAAAAGAAATCCGACAGATTGATGCTGATCATATCTTGTGGTTGGACGGAAACACGTTTGCAATGGAATGGAACGGTTTCACTCACATCCTTCCCAATTGCGTGTACTCGCTCCACGATTACTCGACTATGGGCTTCCCCACTGGTGATCGATTCAAGGGCACTGACGAGCAGCACGCGCGTCTGGACCAGCAATTCTTACGCAAGTGCGAGTTCATGCGCGAGAATTGCTGTCCGATCTGGAACGGCGAGTTCGGCCCCGTGTACGCAGATCCGCGCGACGACACAAATGCAGCGGAGATTAACGAAGAGCGCATCGCTCTTCTTGGCGCCCAGCTGCAAATTTATGCCAAATATGATACCCATTGGTCTATCTGGCTGTATAAGGACATCGGTTTGCAGGGGATGGTGCACACATCACCTGATTCGCCGTGGAACAAATTGATCCAGCCTttcctgcagaagaagcgtGCGACTCAGGCAGACGCTTGGGGCAAGATTCCTTCCCCTGAGGTGGACGCTGTGATCAACCCGCTGGCTGCTTGGCTCGATAAGTACACCCCCGGTGTCAAAACAATGTATCCGCCTGTGTGGGATACACGGCGCCAGGTAACTCGACTCATTAACGAGGGCCTTTTGAGTAAGGCACTTTCGAGGGAGTTTGCGGACCTTTTTTTTGGCAAGACAAAAGAAGAGTTGGCTGAGTTGGCTGCTAGTTTCAGCTTTGAGAACTGTGTGCAGAGAAAGACACTCAACCGAACTTTGCAGCGGGGTGCTTAA
- a CDS encoding uncharacterized protein (ID:PFLUO_009127-T1.cds;~source:funannotate), whose product MASTEIQTQSDSWSLNLASAGSARPPPKTQENACFTKGRYEAVQLSVTDYRTLREQGFVKIEGLIPEDDIRDISAHMNRVLEGSETAPGFPTIDLSMSEAERVVRFSRIHNAHRVHAMHERFLLHPRILNVIEQLNGPDVLALQSMTFFKQPGQPGQGYHQDSYYIPTLPNTLIAAWVAISEATEENGCLWFRVGSQVEPLYPQTENEFTYESRSLEDVFDNNTASEDDPKINQLAAIADRYPEVACPAKPGDVIFFHGNILHRSHANCSKIPRRAFAGHYCDARSFVPWNTNNRWEGMEQGKGANQYHVLARGDSHLQFATPSFGTPCAALEERRPRVVGGQIDMPMAGDGKMDMGPVQVARQ is encoded by the exons ATGGCTTCCACCGAAATTCAAACCCAGTCCGATTCGTGGTCACTCAATCTGGCCAGTGCAGGATCTGCTCGTCCGCCACCGAAAACTCAAGAAAACGCATGCTTCACAAAGGGCCGGTATGAGGCAGTTCAGCTTAGTGTCACGGACTACCGCACTTTGCGGGAACAGGGGTTCGTCAAAATAGAAGGCTTGATTCCTGAGGATGATATTCGTGACATATCTGCGCACATGAATCGAGTCCTCGAGGGAAGCGAAACCGCGCCAGGGTTCCCGACAATCGATTTATCTATGTCCGAGGCAGAGCGAGTGGTGCGATTCTCTCGAATTCACAATGCTCACCGAGTGCACGCAATGCATGAGCGTTTTCTGCTTCATCCTCGCATTCTGAACGTGATCGAACAGCTGAACGGACCGGATGTACTCGCGTTGCAGAGCATGACATTCTTCAAGCAACCGGGGCAGCCAGGCCAGGG ATATCACCAGGATTCCTATTATATCCCTACGTTGCCCAATACCCTGATCGCTGCTTGGGTGGCCATCTCAGAGGCAACAGAAGAGAATGGCTGCTTGTGGTTCCGCGTTGGCTCTCAAGTTGAGCCGCTGTATCCACAGACTGAGAACGAGTTTACTTACGAATCGCGCTCTCTGGAAGATGTCTTTGATAACAATACCGCGTCTGAAGACGATCCGAAGATCAATCAGCTGGCTGCGATCGCCGATCGATATCCAGAGGTCGCTTGTCCAGCCAAGCCGGGAGACGTGATTTTCTTCCATGGCAACATTCTGCATCGCTCTCACGCCAACTGCAGCAAGATCCCGCGCCGTGCGTTTGCGGGCCATTACTGCGATGCCAGAAGCTTTGTCCCATGGAACACTAATAATAGATGGGAGGGTATGGAGCAAGGAAAGGGCGCCAATCAGTATCATGTGCTGGCTCGGGGTGATAGTCATTTGCAGTTTGCAACTCCCTCCTTTGGAACGCCCTGTGCTGCACTGGAAGAGAGGCGCCCCAGAGTTGTTGGAGGCCAGATTGATATGCCCATGGCCGGTGACGGAAAAATGGATATGGGTCCAGTACAAGTGGCGCGTCAATAG